From the genome of Malus sylvestris chromosome 13, drMalSylv7.2, whole genome shotgun sequence:
tgctcaaagaccacaaaggccgatctcagaaatcgaagaggcttgctttctcaaaagctgggctgctcagagaccacgagggccgatttcagaaatcgaagaggcacctacttttccagccttgtcagcacctgtcacacgcacactcagctttgcggaaattatgggcattctgtcgaagatttctggcgaagtagaaagcacatgaatcgtactgttcaatcacccacttcccacacgcaacagtagctcatgggtaccacagataactttgccaaagttctctgacaaagttgagacacgtgaagcttgcagctcccactacatcgctctgaccaagaagggtaaaagaattgcaaagaaacaacactaacaaagtttagacacataaattttgaaggtctagctaccatattattacccacaagggtaaaggaacagtaccactactggataattggaaagtcccggtgtgtcaacctctgtgcttcgtggcaaggtagactagcaaacatgcccaacctttactcacattcgagaaaacactcctaacaagattgcttgctccaaaatcgaagaggcaccgccctccgaatctcgagagccagactcccaacatgattactttctcaaaaatcgaagagagggtaaaggtacagtaccactgctggataattggaaagtccctgtgtgtcaacctctgtgcttcgtggcaaggtagactagcaaacatgcccaacctttactctcattcgagaaaacactcccaacaagattgcttgctccaaaatcgaagaggcaccgccctccgaatctcgagagccagactcccaacatgattactttctcaaaaatcgaagagacaccgctctccgaatctcgagagccagacccccagcaggattgctttctcaaaaatcgaagaggcatcgttctccgaatctcgagagccagacccccgacaggtctgtaatcttcacacgcaacatcagttttccagataccacaaaccactttttcaaagtgctctgacagagttaaaacatgtgaagctggcagctcccactaccgtgctataatcaagcagggtaaaggaatagcattattacttgatgttagggagactcctatatatgtcgacttccattcctaacggacaggcagacctgcaaaaatgctcaaccctttctcttatctgagagggcactcccaacaaagcctttcgaaatattcagctttttttccccccgataatacctctgtaaacaagctatactagagcaagaatatctcatatcatcagggttaaaagcaagagtatcccatatcatgctttttccctgtcttttcctttgtccttgttcttacctgcaagacaaggagaaagagagcaatcagtcagcacttggaatcaagcttccagccaggaactgactgcctggaaccccttacctgattacttacctggcattgctcccgagtactcatcttcaacatcttatgcttccaaggaagataccgcatctgcctgaggaacagatagggcaagtgagaaggatacaaggaagcatgtggagacaaacgtaacagcacacgtgccgatacatccactactctatcaaaagcaaaagtatctcatatcagcagggtcgaacgtactctagatttgatggacttgttttgaccctcaaattcttcagtcggccttatactctggaggaaaccagaaaaccctccagcccagttcaagaataagcctgtggaaagttacttcttcaaaagcaaaagtatcccatatcatctctcctcatttttcttctctttatccttcatgctgcctgcaagatagggagaatgtgaacaatcagccggagctctgattgcttaccttgtctgtcacctctttcagcagatcccccagctcggcgacttgggggactcctactacatggtttgtatctcgcttgaccaagcatgaaactacaagtaagcttcaagtgaaattgatacattaccttgtgcatctccaccagttacagataccacccctggatggaggaagagtacttccagagaagatgccacatctacctatgagacagataaggcaagtcaagacgataccacactccggtacttagaagtttcgtggctacgagatcattctcccacaatttttcctaatgtcatttgtactaaatcattcacttgtactcactaaaggagagcttgaacctatgtacttgtgtaaacccttcacaattaatgagaactcctctattccgtggacgagccaatctgggtgaaccacgtacatcttgtgtttgctttcctatctctatccatttatatacttatccacactaatgaccggagcaatctagcgaagatcacaaaaagtgaccgttttcgctacctaggatctatcttgcaagagaacggagaattagatggagatctcaaccatagaatacaagctggatggatgaagtgtaagagtgcatccggcatgttgtgtgaccgtcgtaggccactgaagctcaagggaaaattttataggacggcaataaggccagcgatgttgtatggcacagaatgttgggcggtgaagcatcaacgtacacaaaatgggtgtagcggagatgaggatgcttcgtgggatgtatgggcacacgagaaaagataagattgggaattaggatatccgaggtaaagtaggagtagccaaaattgaaggaaagatgagagaaaatcggtcctggtggtttggacatgtgcaaagaaggcctactgacgctccggttcgaaaatgtgactacgggacagaggttcggggccgaaggagtagaggaagacctaggaaaactttggaagagaccctaaaaaaagacttgagtacttggatctaacggaggacatgatacaaatgagcgcaatggcgttctaggattcatatagccgaccccacttagtgggaaaaggctttgttgttgttgttgttgttgttgtatttgtaCGAGGAAATTGGTATAAATATGGGAAAGTGTTCCGCCTATGATTAAGAACATATATCTCATCTATGATTACGAAGCCTATAAATGCAGGATTAGTGAAAAAGGCGCCATTACTAACGTGTATTCATTCTTCAATGGCGCACTCACAATTCTATCCCTTGAAAGCTCTATAAATGGCTAGAATCTTCAATAGATTGGGAAAAGAGTAGTAGAttaataacaaacaaacaaaatttaaaggaaatttGGTAACATGGGGGAAAAATAAATGGATAACAAGATGaggtaatttggtaattaagcAATGGAGAGAATAACTATAGCACTCTCTCAAAAATATGGCTTCACATATTGAGTTTCACTTAGGGCTCCCTAAGGTGGATGATAATAAAAATCATTGACTCAAGTCTAGTCTCTTCAGACTCTTAATTCCCACCTCCCTATACTTCATCGGCTACAAAGATTAATGACGTTTCAGACCACTAGAGGCGCTTGAGTTACAACTATGATGTATGGTCGATCATCTTTTGGAACCATGTCTTGCCCAGTTTGCACATGATAATTATATCCTTGTGAATCAGTAATAATGACACTAATTCTCAAATGGTTATGCAAGCACCTTGGATGCCTATTCTATTCTATGCTATTCAAATATGTAGATCCTTATCGTATGTTTCAAATGTGTCTGCGAACCACAATCTAATGATAACTCTCAAATTTCAGGTAAAAATTccaaaacaaacacacaaacttTCATTGTTCTAAAAGTCCCCACCTAGCGCCGGCCACCTCCCTGATTAGTCCCTAGGAGTTTGAAATTTAAGAAAGTGCGCCTAGACCTACTTAGGCGTCCGCTTGCCTGCCTAAACCCACCTAGGTCgcaactcacttagatagaaaattgataactttcattttgcattttaatttttcaataaaatgtaagagacttgttgaatacttggatgaacactcattcTAGGCAcattccccatgttttcaatatgttctaatactgtATAATTTAtaatgtcattctattttgcaatttatgtatcccaATATAATTATGTGTGTTTCTTTTAAGCATAAATGGACacttatttataaatatataataaatttacttaaatctacctagccgcctaggcgctaggccccaactcgccgcctaggcgctaggccccaactcgccgcctaggcgctaggccccagctcaccgcccgactagcgcctagcgtcatTTAGAACCGTGCAAACTATACACATTGCATTATTTCAAAGAAAACAAGGTATAAAGATAATATTAACTGTATAGTCACCTTTCAGCTCTATGCAGGGACATCCTCTATGTAGTCATAGAATAATTCCTTTCAGAGTAGTGTATATCAAGAGTTCAAGTTCATGAGGTGACAAATGATCTGCCCAACCATGTCCCACCACCCCCTCGTATGCTGGTATTGTCTACCTACTAGCGCTAACCCTGCTCACCCCTCCCCGTTATGATAGTATAAAATGGTTATCCTACCATTATAAATGTTTCTTCCAAGATAGGGctaaaacaaaatcatgagtcCATGACAAGCAGTACTATTTCTGTGGCATTTTGAATGTAAAATAAACTTTAATAGAAAGTAAGGTAAATACCTGGAATCCATATATGGCCTAAGATCAAATTTTTCTCGAAAACTGACATggccattcaatttactcaagtGACCACGAGCATCTTGGCTGAACCTCTTGAGATGAATAGTCAAAATCGGTGGGGCCCTGTTGATGAGGTACCTTTTAGTCGCATTCCTCTTCAAATTCACACGTTTGGCATTTATttcctcatcctcactttcTTCTGATTCACGGTGTCCATCCAATATCCCATCATTAGTCTGCGGTACAGTGTCAGAGGTGAAACTAGCACTTCTAGACTCATCAGCCCTAGAATCAATGACTTGATCACTGAAACTTTCTAGGCTGCAAGCGTTATTGCAATCTGAAGTATTTGATTGCACTGGAGGAGCATCTTTAATCTCATCTTGTCGTCGACAAACAACAGAATTCAACTTATGTGATTGACCATTCTCAACTGCTGAGCAATTTTGGCTCAAGCAATTTATTTTTCCATCATGCAAAATCAAGTTTTCACCAAACTGGTTACAACCAGTATTGCTTTTGACATTCCCATTACCAAGCGTTCTGACATTGGCAGGCCACGGACCCGTATTTAAACTCAGTGAATCACTTTGTGTTCTAGTCTCACATCCATTTAACAAAACTCTAGCAGCAGATTTTACCTGCTTCTTGTCTTCCAACTTTTGGCTTGGAAGAGTTTTGGAACAGTTCTCACAATGCCAAGCATTTTCACTGGCAAGAAGCTCAGGCTTTATGAAATGAGCCAAACAACTCTCTACAGACACTGGAGAAACAGTATCATCAACTTCATCTGGATCAGACTCGCTAGCTATGATACTAGTGTCTGTGCCACCCTCACCTACAGAGGGTCTTCTAGGGGGGCCATAAACTTCAGGTTCGTTGAATAAATCCCCAAAGCCAAAGTCATCTTGTCCACAACCCACAACCAAGGAGGAGGCCTCACCTTCGCCTCCCATGATTTCCTCAGTGATAGAACACTCTGCTTTATACGGAAGCAACAAAACTTCAGAATCCAGAACCTGTAATGGGAGCTCTTCCTCCCTAGAATTCACTGAAGAAAAGTCAGGTTTTACATTTGGTTCCCCATTAGGCGTAAAAACCTGATTACTAGATTCAGAGCCACTCTGTAAAGAGACATCATTAagatgtgtattttttttttcagaatcttGAACAATTGAAATATCATTATGTTGCGAAGATAAATCATTGTCATCTAACATATTTCCCGAATCAAGATAATCCAACCATGAACAGTCATCTAACAAAGGTGATGTTTGCTCTGCTGCATCCTCACAGACATCATCTGCAGATTCTTGGACAGCAGATAGACTATTTACAACTAATTCCTTTTGTTCAGAAACCTCACTGCTGGTTGATGGGGTTGGAACACTTGGTGATGGTACAGAATTCTTCTCTTTGTTATTTTTAGACCGAAACTTTCCACTCTTCTTGGGCGGCAACTTCATCTTCTTTGTTCGAGAGGTGGGTTGGGCAGTCTTAGATGGGGATTTTCTGGTTGGAACTGACAATGACAGATCTAAAAATGACTCGTACACAGTTGAGGAGTGACCACATTCGACACAGCAAACTGTACTTGCTATTTGGCCCCCAAATGCAGTATCCACAAAAGTAGGACCTGAATTTGAAGGATTCCCATTTTCCTGAGAAGAATTTATACGTTTCCTCGTACTCAACTCCTCGATGCACAATCCATCCAGTAAGCAACGAAGCAATTCATGGCTGTCTTGCTGCTGATACCCCTTAAATTGGGGAGCCTTGGAACAAAGACACCCAAAAAGTGACCTTGGGTTTATCACATTCTTAACTCCTGACTCTGGTTTTGCTTCAGTAAAGAGTTTCTTCAAGGAAACAGTAAGAGCTCCAGTAGATGCATCTAAATTTAAGAAGTAGCCCCGCAACCTATCCATGGCTAGAAGGTTCTGTAAGACAGAATTAAAGAAGCAAGTGTTACCAAGATTAACCAAGCCTCTCACTGTATAACCAACTCTTCCATCCAAATCACATGATATATTGCTAGCTGATTTGATTTCGCTTGTCACACTGCCACTCACAAACCACACATCCTCAGCATTAACCAATGATTCCTCCGATGAATGACCCTTTATCAATTTAACAACATCCGCAAACACATCTTTTTGTTCACCATCCTCTTCTGTCTTGTCAATTGTAATAAGCATGTTGCACGGGAAGCACCATCGCATCTGCAGCTTTTCAAAGTGGATCACTATTGGGTGATGAGTTTGCCTAGCATGCCGAACTGCATGGCATTGAGGGGTTGTATGAAGTCCAAACCCACCACAAGAATAATGACCACACTCCAAACAAACCCAAATGGCTTTGGACTCCGATTTTGAATCCACGGACGAGCTCCCTTTCTTCTTCCCATGTTTTCCCTTTCCTTTACCACCCCTCCTATCAAGCGCTCCTTCCCTGCAATATTCACACCTAACAGGTCCTGAAGACCCAATTTTAGCAGACAATTTATCCAAATTTACACCTTTGTCAACATGAGGACAAGGCCTTCTCTCTTTCGCAACTGAAACTCCATTGTCACCATCCTTAACACTTGCGTTGCATGGTTGGGGAGCTTTTTTTGGGGAGTCGGCTGCAACCAACTTCTCCCTTGGAGGAGCTGTAGCCTTCTTCTTAACTTTCTTCCCCATAAATTCCTAAAACCAATCGAAACATGCCAGCTataacaacaataataatgaataCAATATGAGCAAAAGATCAATAACAATTACCAACTACCGCAAACAACCAGATACAAACCAAACGAAAAATGTAAAACCGAATCCCATTAGCTACTCAAATAAATACATTCTGCTCAAAATTACAGGAAAAAAGTAAAACACATAACAGATGTTTAATTTTAAGAGAAACCCTTTTGccataattgaaaaaaaaaatcgaggAAATGAGGAGAACAATCAAAATCCACTATATGCTACACCATAACTAACTACGGAAGGGCAAGAGACGCCTATGAAGATTCAGGTTTTTACAGAGAAACCCAACAAAGATTTGGATTGTACAGTGTAAAAAACAGGCTATGGGCAATCGAAAAGGTGAAGTAGAAGCACAAATCAATCGAAAATTAACTGAACtaaaacattttaaaaatgTTCATTGTTTTACCTCAAAATCTGGAAAAGACGACCAGTAAAGCCTGGAGAGCTTTTCAGGGCAATGGTCGCATAGGATGTAAGGAGAGATTGGTGTTGGAGGTTTAGGATCTATCCAGGTCGGAGAGGCGGAGTGAGAGTGGGGTGCTGTATTTGATTGAAGGTCCTTTGGCGCACCTCCTAATCTTTTGCTTACTAGCTACTCTCCCcaatgagagggagagagagagatgggagaaGAGTAACAGTGGGTAACTGGTAATAGAGAGAGCCGAGAGAGgaattttgttgattttgtttggttttctATTTTGGTGCGACAGGATTTTGTTGTTGCTGTTGGAAATTGAAAAACCTCGCAGTTCTGACGGTAACACGATATGAAAATGACATCAAAATAATAGGTTTTGAGTCAACATGATAACTTATTGGGTCATTATCGGATGACACTTTAAGAACccattaataacgggttcttaacaggtatacacgcAGGTAACgtgtgggtaacccgtttcgacccgttaagaaaaaaattattttgataattttaaagtttaattactaaaagatttattataaaatacaatagccatattaattgTCACAGCCCATCCCTGAACTTATTGTATTATATTctcaattatgtgaattgaagGAATTACCCTGAGGGATGGATCGGGTCGTTCGAATTGggcaaaattttcaatttattttattgCCCTAGTTTATTTTGGTCAAGTTTAGACCTAGATATTTTTATGGTTGGTGTTGTAAAAGGTTGTTTGGTGATGTGTTAGTGtgaggaccacacacacacacccaaaagATCTCTCTCccggaccaggatcctctcctgagcagatggaAAGGATCCTCTTGACCAGGCCCATCGAGccgttcattttttatccaacggttacaaacagggggcccttctaaaagttataataattataactgttggataaaaaatgaaagGCCTGATGggcttggtcaggaggatcctctccatctgctcaggagag
Proteins encoded in this window:
- the LOC126596424 gene encoding ubiquitin carboxyl-terminal hydrolase 2-like isoform X1, which produces MGKKVKKKATAPPREKLVAADSPKKAPQPCNASVKDGDNGVSVAKERRPCPHVDKGVNLDKLSAKIGSSGPVRCEYCREGALDRRGGKGKGKHGKKKGSSSVDSKSESKAIWVCLECGHYSCGGFGLHTTPQCHAVRHARQTHHPIVIHFEKLQMRWCFPCNMLITIDKTEEDGEQKDVFADVVKLIKGHSSEESLVNAEDVWFVSGSVTSEIKSASNISCDLDGRVGYTVRGLVNLGNTCFFNSVLQNLLAMDRLRGYFLNLDASTGALTVSLKKLFTEAKPESGVKNVINPRSLFGCLCSKAPQFKGYQQQDSHELLRCLLDGLCIEELSTRKRINSSQENGNPSNSGPTFVDTAFGGQIASTVCCVECGHSSTVYESFLDLSLSVPTRKSPSKTAQPTSRTKKMKLPPKKSGKFRSKNNKEKNSVPSPSVPTPSTSSEVSEQKELVVNSLSAVQESADDVCEDAAEQTSPLLDDCSWLDYLDSGNMLDDNDLSSQHNDISIVQDSEKKNTHLNDVSLQSGSESSNQVFTPNGEPNVKPDFSSVNSREEELPLQVLDSEVLLLPYKAECSITEEIMGGEGEASSLVVGCGQDDFGFGDLFNEPEVYGPPRRPSVGEGGTDTSIIASESDPDEVDDTVSPVSVESCLAHFIKPELLASENAWHCENCSKTLPSQKLEDKKQVKSAARVLLNGCETRTQSDSLSLNTGPWPANVRTLGNGNVKSNTGCNQFGENLILHDGKINCLSQNCSAVENGQSHKLNSVVCRRQDEIKDAPPVQSNTSDCNNACSLESFSDQVIDSRADESRSASFTSDTVPQTNDGILDGHRESEESEDEEINAKRVNLKRNATKRYLINRAPPILTIHLKRFSQDARGHLSKLNGHVSFREKFDLRPYMDSSSTDGEKYEYQLLGVVEHSGTMRGGHYVAYVRGGERGRGKAEKENIGHMWYYASDAHVRQVSLDEVLRSEAYILFYEKV
- the LOC126596424 gene encoding ubiquitin carboxyl-terminal hydrolase 2-like isoform X2 → MGKKVKKKATAPPREKLVAADSPKKAPQPCNASVKDGDNGVSVAKERRPCPHVDKGVNLDKLSAKIGSSGPVRCEYCREGALDRRGGKGKGKHGKKKGSSSVDSKSESKAIWVCLECGHYSCGGFGLHTTPQCHAVRHARQTHHPIVIHFEKLQMRWCFPCNMLITIDKTEEDGEQKDVFADVVKLIKGHSSEESLVNAEDVWFVSGSVTSEIKSASNISCDLDGRVGYTVRGLVNLGNTCFFNSVLQNLLAMDRLRGYFLNLDASTGALTVSLKKLFTEAKPESGVKNVINPRSLFGCLCSKAPQFKGYQQQDSHELLRCLLDGLCIEELSTRKRINSSQENGNPSNSGPTFVDTAFGGQIASTVCCVECGHSSTVYESFLDLSLSVPTRKSPSKTAQPTSRTKKMKLPPKKSGKFRSKNNKEKNSVPSPSVPTPSTSSEVSEQKELVVNSLSAVQESADDVCEDAAEQTSPLLDDCSWLDYLDSGNMLDDNDLSSQHNDISIVQDSEKKNTHLNDVSLQSGSESSNQVFTPNGEPNVKPDFSSVNSREEELPLQVLDSEVLLLPYKAECSITEEIMGGEGEASSLVVGCGQDDFGFGDLFNEPEVYGPPRRPSVGEGGTDTSIIASESDPDEVDDTVSPVSVESCLAHFIKPELLASENAWHCENCSKTLPSQKLEDKKQVKSAARVLLNGCETRTQSDSLSLNTGPWPANVRTLGNGNVKSNTGCNQFGENLILHDGKINCLSQNCSAVENGQSHKLNSVVCRRQDEIKDAPPVQSNTSDCNNACSLESFSDQVIDSRADESRSASFTSDTVPQTNDGILDGHRESEESEDEEINAKRVNLKRNATKRYLINRAPPILTIHLKRFSQDARGHLSKLNGHVSFREKFDLRPYMDSRLQVTFPIVKCINSVAMLFF